From Salvelinus sp. IW2-2015 linkage group LG18, ASM291031v2, whole genome shotgun sequence, a single genomic window includes:
- the LOC111978171 gene encoding BLOC-2 complex member HPS6 → MMQRMLEQVTAFVDFTRGTDLNEYLKQTYSNNSCKNNLSDVRVSPDGRHIHVILHKPKVGLMTFDKYQRPQQIQSQKHLDLGLTRAVPIVDIVYFDDKNRDGGVALLAVIFENGKAEFWKFLELKGGWHPLHTADLCNSPRAKVISVSASQNYIFWCEERPPSESSSPVNETHNFRYCICKRTYEVEEMAVSLGGMKIALHNNPRYNVISSGENVYLLPDLKDKSTMSLSKFFLMWSPQYDTFRVSSTSKGNLLRKDSPSTKESDFRRLITDCTGYLSALSPPDIYGYSPTGSGGLLLLLSTGWVSLLQKDGVLRQIYKLADNCLASSSAHNSLNVYQDTLALTIGRTLYLIDTKCGVELEKIALKREGLLYVNRTERQAPHMLLETGLFVVMLREGDPRGHDSDPKQKTPSLGTGESISPAALLVEAVFEEACKYYQQRSLSSTRLTVEKLKRGGMFQAPITLANIVGDYLQSRGERVVELPQGGGRRGQEKLLESLEAELKGLISLEEVKGGLVKEREVEDVCESLVQQEVGRLLLSSELDRDSLLYLNSIFSLFPGQAWRATQSALQLRCNGEGSISSKVSPEVWKTVLSPVQAHTVPTNLPYTNGNSQSKHKSPKPCPSTGSSFKLSPSLSSNSSPPAANSALPVFELLCHSVFCFQPSWLPRFLELAQQQQTSAGLGMGLGLGGSTWSYSGGRGFAENGESLPLYKRALSALPLPGPGSDLKQYPDYEQNQDLEVDLLLVSGRPNAVLQALRILMGRRQWERVTQVAQRFCRQSPLLNKEIFTTLLCEVAQHRDLDPYLDLLWALCPEDLTVTAILNIVLKNIPSSSSLSTSFSPSSNIPPSSPFADPQSGQLTFGLLKPLLSKVLQRZTRPNQRYADILQSPSFPPPTPPRRAKGLPRSTTEPSIGLDQQHNDVIGNMAAILDQHDPSKHRTVPGGRVTSTPNPN, encoded by the coding sequence ATGATGCAACGAATGTTGGAACAAGTGACAGCTTTCGTGGACTTTACTAGAGGTACAGATTTAAACGAGTATCTAAAACAGACGTATTCGAATAACAGTTGCAAAAACAATCTATCAGATGTGCGCGTGAGCCCAGATGGACGCCACATTCATGTCATTCTCCACAAACCCAAGGTTGGTCTCATGACTTTTGACAAATATCAGAGACCGCAGCAGATCCAGAGCCAAAAACACCTAGATCTGGGGCTGACTCGGGCTGTGCCCATTGTGGATATTGTATATTTTGACGACAAAAACAGAGACGGCGGTGTTGCGCTGTTAGCTGTCATATTCGAGAATGGAAAAGCAGAGTTTTGGAAATTTCTMGAACTCAAAGGGGGATGGCATCCCCTGCACACCGCGGACCTTTGCAACAGCCCTCGGGCTAAAGTCATATCTGTCTCGGCCAGTCAAAACTACATATTCTGGTGTGAGGAGAGGCCACCGTCGGAGAGCTCATCACCTGTCAATGAGACCCACAACTTCAGGTACTGCATCTGCAAACGAACCTATGAGGTGGAGGAAATGGCTGTCAGTTTAGGGGGCATGAAAATTGCTCTGCACAACAACCCCCGCTACAACGTCATCAGCTCAGGTGAGAATGTTTACCTACTACCTGATTTGAAAGACAAATCCACCATGTCCCTCTCCAAATTCTTTCTCATGTGGTCCCCCCAGTATGACACATTCAGAGTGAGCAGCACCAGTAAAGGTAATCTCCTCCGAAAAGACTCACCTTCTACTAAAGAATCTGACTTTAGAAGGTTGATAACAGACTGCACGGGATACCTATCAGCCCTTAGCCCCCCTGATATCTATGGCTACTCCCCTACTGGCAGTGGAGGCCTGTTACTGCTGCTCAGCACAGGTTGGGTCAGTCTACTACAAAAGGATGGGGTGTTACGACAGATCTACAAACTAGCTGACAACTGCCTGGCCAGCAGCAGTGCCCATAACAGCCTGAACGTGTACCAGGACACCCTGGCTCTGACCATCGGACGGACCCTCTACCTGATTGACACTAAGTGTGGTGTGGAGCTGGAGAAAATAGCCCTGAAGAGAGAGGGGCTACTCTACGTGAACAGGACCGAGAGGCAGGCACCACACATGCTGTTAGAGACCGGCCTATTTGTAGTGATGCTCCGGGAGGGCGACCCCCGGGGCCACGACTCCGACCCAAAGCAGAAGACCCCGTCCCTGGGTACAGGGGAGAGCATCAGCCCTGCGGCTCTACTGGTAGAGGCTGTGTTCGAGGAAGCCTGTAAGTATTACCAACAGAGAAGTCTCAGCAGCACTCGGCTCACTGTGGAGAAGTTAAAAAGAGGAGGGATGTTCCAGGCTCCTATCACTCTGGCAAACATCGTCGGAGACTACCTCCAGAGCAGGGGGGAGAGGGTAGTGGAGTTACCCcagggaggaggcaggagaggacaggagaagctGCTCGAGTCCCTGGAGGCTGAACTGAAGGGGCTGATCTCCCTAGAGGAGGTGAAGGGGGGattggtgaaggagagggaggtggaggatgtGTGTGAGAGTCTAGTGCAGCAGGAGGTGGGGAGACTCCTCTTGTCGTCAGAGCTCGACCGAGACTCTCTACTCTACCTCAACTCRATCTTCAGCCTGTTTCCCGGTCAGGCCTGGAGGGCCACGCAGAGCGCTCTGCAGCTACGCTGCAACGGAGAGGGCTCTATCTCCTCTAAAGTGTCCCCGGAGGTCTGGAAGACTGTCCTCAGCCCTGTACAGGCCCATACTGTCCCGACAAACCTTCCCTACACCAATGGCAACAGCCAGTCTAAGCACAAGTCACCCAAACCTTGCCCCAGCACTGGCTCTAGTTTTAAACTTAGCCCCAGCCTTAGCTCCAACTCCAGCCCCCCTGCCGCTAACTCGGCCCTGCCTGTCTTCGAGCTCCTGTGCCACTCCGTCTTCTGCTTCCAGCCCAGCTGGCTGCCCAGGTTCCTGGAGCTAGCCCAGCAGCAGCAGACCTCTGCAGGCTTGGGGATGGGTCTAGGCCTTGGTGGCTCCACCTGGAGCTACTCTGGAGGTAGGGGATTTGCGGAGAACGGAGAGAGCCTACCCCTGTATAAACGCGCCCTTTCAGCTCTGCCTCTACCTGGCCCCGGATCAGACCTGAAACAATACCCAGATTATGAACAAAACCAGGACTTGGAGGTGGATCTCCTTTTGGTGAGTGGTAGGCCAAACGCTGTCCTCCAGGCTCTGAGGATCTTGATGGGGAGACGGCAGTGGGAGAGGGTAACCCAAGTGGCCCAGAGGTTCTGCAGGCAGAGTCCCTTACTGAACAAAGAGATCTTTACTACCTTACTGTGTGAGGTGGCCCAGCATCGAGACCTGGATCCATACCTAGACCTCCTCTGGGCTCTGTGTCCTGAAGATCTCACGGTCACGGCCATACTTAACATTGTACTGAAAAATATACCCTCATCATCTTCCTTATCTacatccttctccccctcctcaaatatccctccctcctctccctttgctGACCCCCAGTCCGGCCAGTTGACCTTTGGGTTGTTGAAGCCGTTGCTCAGTAAGGTTCTACAGAGASAGACCAGGCCCAACCAGCGATATGCTGACATCCTCCAGtcgccctcattcccccctccaaCGCCCCCTCGTCGGGCTAAAGGACTGCCTAGGTCCACCACCGAGCCTAGCATAGGCTTAGATCAGCAGCACAATGATGTCATCGGCAACATGGCGGCCATCTTGGATCAACACGACCCATCTAAACACAGGACTGTCCCCGGGGGCAGGGTAACCTCCACTCCGAACCCCAACtga